One Xyrauchen texanus isolate HMW12.3.18 chromosome 46, RBS_HiC_50CHRs, whole genome shotgun sequence DNA segment encodes these proteins:
- the tead1a gene encoding transcriptional enhancer factor TEF-1a isoform X2, with protein sequence MAAMSSAQIISATAIHSRLGLAGLPRPSLTGAGGFWQVSTGQPGSSQDVKPFPQQNYPIQTATAIAAFESPTPPAAAVPAWQGRSIGTSKLRLVEFAAFLEHQRDPDSYNKHLFVHIGQTNYSYSDALLETVDIRQIYDKFPEKKGGLKELFGKGPQNTFFLVKFWADLNCNIQEDSGAFYGVTSQYESSENMTITCSTKVCSFGKQVVEKVETEYARFENGRFVYKISRSPMCEYMINFIHKLKHLPEKYMMNSVLENFTILLVVSNRETQETLLCMACVFEVSNSEHGAQHHIYRLVKD encoded by the exons ATGGCAGCCATGTCTTCAGCACAGATCATCTCGGCCACCGCCATCCACAGCAGACTGGGTCTGGCGGGGCTCCCACGGCCCAGCTTGACTGGGGCAGGAGGG TTTTGGCAGGTGTCGACAGGGCAGCCTGGTTCCTCACAAGA TGTTAAACCTTTCCCACAGCAGAATTACCCCATCCAAACAGCCACAGCCATTGCAg CTTTCGAGTCCCCCACACCCCCAGCTGCTGCAGTGCCTGCATGGCAGGGACGCTCTATCGGCACCTCCAAACTGAGGCTTGTGGAGTTCGCCGCCTTCCTGGAGCATCAGCGGGACCCAGACTCA TACAACAAGCATCTGTTTGTGCACATCGGCCAGACAAATTATTCATACAGCGACGCACTCCTTGAGACAGTGGATATACGTCAAATCTACGATAAATTCCCTGAGAAAAAGGGGGGGCTAAAAGAGCTGTTTGGAAAAGGGCCTCAGAACACCTTCTTCCTGGTTAAGTTCTGG GCCGATCTGAACTGTAACATCCAGGAGGATTCTGGAGCGTTCTATGGCGTGACCAGTCAGTATGAGAGCTCGGAGAACATGACCATTACCTGCTCGACAAAGGTCTGCTCCTTCGGAAAACAAGTGGTTGAAAAAGTTGAG ACAGAGTATGCTCGGTTTGAGAATGGCCGTTTTGTGTACAAAATCAGCCGGTCGCCCATGTGTGAATACATGATCAACTTCATCCATAAACTAAAGCACCTGCCTGAGAAATACATGATGAACAGCGTACTAGAGAACTTCACCATACTATTG GTGGTGTCGAACAGAGAAACACAAGAGACGCTGCTGTGCATGGCCTGTGTGTTTGAAGTATCAAACAGCGAGCACGGCGCTCAGCATCACATCTACAGACTGGTCAAAGACTGA
- the rassf10a gene encoding ras association domain-containing protein 10: MEPGESKISVWVCREEKLVSGLSRRTTCADVVKVLLEDQILQQGASAAMLTGTPQSYCIVEKWRGFERTLPNKTKIMRLWCAWGDEQENVRFVLVKNEASLPNNGPRSAEARVVLSKESPCAYKGTTKATMALSQDKQRRVVRKAFRKLDKINKKKEETLVRDRSSEEKMETLVHLIVSQDHTIRQQIQRIKELDGDIERYESKVHFDRMKRHGVNYVQDTYLLDQGSDTDSSAQTEASEAIAQFEQYASRCDKVIQLQDELVEREALMDILTGEIQEELNLRWMRRRQEELSNKDTKSIAEEMALKGTSVPEEPVSVVPDSLSDNELQLEEERIKTELDTSLYIGLRLNTDLETVRSDLDMSQEMLDSKELELRELLEKVHRLVELEGERSKDSKDEQVEAETEQLPSEDKGTVWVEQARGLSKTCSTNDDDSDTGLSSMHSQDSDNPTVCESLV, encoded by the coding sequence ATGGAACCAGGGGAGAGCAAAATCTCGGTGTGGGTATGCCGGGAGGAGAAGCTGGTATCCGGGCTGTCCAGGCGCACCACCTGCGCGGACGTGGTGAAGGTGCTGCTGGAGGACCAGATCTTGCAACAAGGGGCGAGCGCGGCGATGCTCACTGGCACCCCGCAGTCGTATTGTATCGTGGAAAAGTGGAGAGGGTTTGAACGGACATTGCCTAATAAAACTAAAATCATGCGCCTTTGGTGCGCCTGGGGGGACGAGCAGGAGAACGTGAGGTTCGTCCTGGTGAAGAACGAGGCGTCCCTGCCCAACAACGGACCTCGGAGCGCCGAAGCGCGGGTTGTGCTCAGCAAAGAGAGTCCCTGCGCCTACAAGGGCACCACCAAAGCCACTATGGCGCTTTCCCAAGACAAACAGCGCCGGGTCGTGAGAAAGGCTTTTAGGAAGTTGGACAAAATTAATAAGAAGAAAGAAGAGACTTTAGTAAGAGACAGATCATCTGAGGAGAAAATGGAGACCTTAGTGCATCTTATTGTTTCACAGGATCACACTATTCGCCAGCAGATACAACGGATAAAAGAGTTGGATGGTGACATCGAGAGGTATGAATCAAAGGTGCACTTTGACAGAATGAAAAGACACGGTGTAAACTACGTGCAGGACACGTATTTGTTGGACCAGGGATCGGATACTGATTCCAGCGCGCAAACGGAGGCGTCGGAGGCTATCGCCCAATTTGAGCAGTACGCGTCACGGTGCGACAAGGTTATTCAACTTCAAGATGAACTAGTGGAGCGAGAAGCTCTTATGGATATACTTACGGGCGAAATTCAAGAGGAACTCAACCTCAGGTGGATGAGACGGCGGCAGGAGGAACTCTCCAACAAAGACACCAAGAGTATTGCTGAAGAAATGGCCCTCAAGGGGACTTCAGTCCCTGAGGAGCCAGTCTCAGTTGTGCCTGACTCCCTATCAGACAATGAACTCCAATTAGAAGAGGAGAGAATCAAAACAGAACTGGATACGAGTTTATACATAGGGCTGCGCTTGAACACTGATCTGGAGACTGTGAGGAGCGACCTGGACATGAGTCAGGAGATGTTGGACTCGAAGGAGCTGGAGTTGAGGGAATTACTTGAAAAGGTTCACAGATTAGTCGAATTAGAGGGGGAACGGTCGAAGGACAGCAAAGATGAGCAGGTTGAAGCTGAAACTGAGCAGTTACCCTCTGAAGACAAGGGCACTGTTTGGGTAGAGCAGGCGAGAGGACTGTCAAAAACTTGCAGCACCAATGATGATGACTCGGACACGGGACTGAGTTCAATGCACAGCCAAGACTCGGATAATCCAACTGTTTGCGAGTCACTAGTATGA
- the tead1a gene encoding transcriptional enhancer factor TEF-1a isoform X1, with protein sequence MDPSSWSGSESAGEDIERMSDSADKPMDNDAEGVWSPDIEQSFQEALAIYPPCGRRKIILSDEGKMYGRNELIARYIKLRTGKTRTRKQVSSHIQVLARRKSREFHTKLKDQTVKNDALNRMAAMSSAQIISATAIHSRLGLAGLPRPSLTGAGGFWQVSTGQPGSSQDVKPFPQQNYPIQTATAIAAFESPTPPAAAVPAWQGRSIGTSKLRLVEFAAFLEHQRDPDSYNKHLFVHIGQTNYSYSDALLETVDIRQIYDKFPEKKGGLKELFGKGPQNTFFLVKFWADLNCNIQEDSGAFYGVTSQYESSENMTITCSTKVCSFGKQVVEKVETEYARFENGRFVYKISRSPMCEYMINFIHKLKHLPEKYMMNSVLENFTILLVVSNRETQETLLCMACVFEVSNSEHGAQHHIYRLVKD encoded by the exons ATGGATCCCAGCAGTTGGAGCGGCAGTGAAAGTGCCGGGGAGGATATCGAGAGGATGAGCGACTCGGCCGATAAGCCCATGGACAACGACGCTGAGGGCGTTTGGAGCCCTGACATTGAGCAGAGCTTCCAGGAGGCTTTGGCCATCTACCCGCCCTGCGGCCGACGGAAAATTATCCTGTCCGATGAGGGGAAAATGTATG GTCGTAATGAATTAATCGCCAGATACATCAAACTCAGAACTGGGAAGACACGGACAAGAAAGCAG GTCTCCAGTCATATCCAGGTTCTTGCCCGGCGGAAATCCAGAGAATTTCACACCAAGCTAAAG GACCAGACTGTGAAAAATGATGCACTCAACAGGATGGCAGCCATGTCTTCAGCACAGATCATCTCGGCCACCGCCATCCACAGCAGACTGGGTCTGGCGGGGCTCCCACGGCCCAGCTTGACTGGGGCAGGAGGG TTTTGGCAGGTGTCGACAGGGCAGCCTGGTTCCTCACAAGA TGTTAAACCTTTCCCACAGCAGAATTACCCCATCCAAACAGCCACAGCCATTGCAg CTTTCGAGTCCCCCACACCCCCAGCTGCTGCAGTGCCTGCATGGCAGGGACGCTCTATCGGCACCTCCAAACTGAGGCTTGTGGAGTTCGCCGCCTTCCTGGAGCATCAGCGGGACCCAGACTCA TACAACAAGCATCTGTTTGTGCACATCGGCCAGACAAATTATTCATACAGCGACGCACTCCTTGAGACAGTGGATATACGTCAAATCTACGATAAATTCCCTGAGAAAAAGGGGGGGCTAAAAGAGCTGTTTGGAAAAGGGCCTCAGAACACCTTCTTCCTGGTTAAGTTCTGG GCCGATCTGAACTGTAACATCCAGGAGGATTCTGGAGCGTTCTATGGCGTGACCAGTCAGTATGAGAGCTCGGAGAACATGACCATTACCTGCTCGACAAAGGTCTGCTCCTTCGGAAAACAAGTGGTTGAAAAAGTTGAG ACAGAGTATGCTCGGTTTGAGAATGGCCGTTTTGTGTACAAAATCAGCCGGTCGCCCATGTGTGAATACATGATCAACTTCATCCATAAACTAAAGCACCTGCCTGAGAAATACATGATGAACAGCGTACTAGAGAACTTCACCATACTATTG GTGGTGTCGAACAGAGAAACACAAGAGACGCTGCTGTGCATGGCCTGTGTGTTTGAAGTATCAAACAGCGAGCACGGCGCTCAGCATCACATCTACAGACTGGTCAAAGACTGA